From the Aspergillus puulaauensis MK2 DNA, chromosome 1, nearly complete sequence genome, the window GTCTTCGATACCCCACTCAGCTGCATGCTCCCGGTTCGGGTCTTGAAGAGTTGGTAGAAATTGTGGTGTTAATACTGAATCGCTGTTTCTTGTAGACTCTGCAGCAGGTTTTGCTGTTGAAGGGGGGATATTGCCCTCTTCTGGTAAGCTGCTCAGGGGTATCCCAGCATACTGGTTAGGGATATCATTGGACATATTGAGGTATGTCGTGAACGCCCCTGGGTGTTCGCAAAGTTGATTGACAAGAATCCCTAGCTCGCGGGCTATGCGTTGAAGAAGCCTCGTCTCCCATCGATCCTGGTCACCAGTCGCTGTGTCCGGCTCCCGGTTCAGTATTTCATCCATCTGTATGCTCATATCGGGCTCTTCAGGTTTGCCGTCTTCGTCAGTCTCGGGTAGGGATTCGCCAAATATGACCGACAGTATTGAGTCGTCAATACCCATCAAATCACGGATGACTTTCCGAGTGATGCGTTGCCAGAATgattcatcctcgtccactgCAGGCTCGTCAGAACCTGTTTGCTGCTCTTGAGGCAACGTCCGAGTACTGGGTGGTGTATCTGATTGTCTAGCTTGAGAAATGGCCTCCGCATTCGATCCGCTTAAACGGCTGTTGCGACGCCTTCGTGTAGCCCTTTCAATCTCATGAAGTAGAGCACGACTTTGGTCCATCCTCCATTGTTCAATTCGCTGCCAACGCTCTCGGTCAGAATCAGTTTGTTCATCATTATTAGCAATAGCGTCCAGATGACGTTGCACACTTGAGCGTCGTCGATACGCGAGCTCTGGTCTTCGATTAGGATTGTACTGTTCATGCTGCCATAGTTGGTTCTGCACgggctggctggatgcgACGAAACTCCCTAATCCGTCGTGTGCAGGGAGATGTGCAGGAGGGCCTTGGTCCCATCGTGAACTAGACTCAGGAGCAGGTGAGGGTGCCCTGAAAGCATGGAGGCCGTCATCTAGACTGTCCAGCTCCGTtgcatcctcgtccagcggcTCGTCGAACGAGCCGTCGCCCTCGCTTTCATTATCCCGTCCAGATCTTGTATTTGTATCGAGCGAGCCAAAGTCACTGAGACGCGATGCTCCAACAGTGCGAGTCGTGCGCTCAGTGGAGGTCGTGTGAGTGCGGGCGGTGGTAGAGGGCTGGGATGGAGAGAAGAGGACCCATTCTGTGGATTCGTGCTCGCGGAGTTCGGAGAggggttgagattgagggaCTTCAAGGGCGGGAGGTTGAGTAGCAGGGTAGGAagggcgacggcgaggaaCTTGGGGTGGTAGACGAAAAGCCATGAGTTGTTTGGAGACTCAAAGATAAGATGACAAGAGGGTCTAACGATCACGGTGGATCCGCGTGTATGGTCGGCAGTTGAAAGAGTGAAATGATGgaaagggagaagaaggggtCCCTTTGAGAGTTATaaagcagaaaaagcaaatcgCGAGATCCAAGCCCCCAAGGTGAGGTGAGAATGAGATAAATGAGGGCGACTTGTCACTCAGCAGACTAACGGTAGGCTGCCCGATAAGCCGGTGATCGGTGGGCGAGATTAGATCGCCCCAAGCGGTCAATAGTCGGGCGGAAATTCGACTAGGACGTGGCGTTACAGGTGAAACAGTAATTCAGCTGGCATTCGGACAGGTAATTATGAgatgaaagaaaaggagagggAATGGAAACAAAGCCAAGGCTGAAGACGTGGTGAAGGTGGTGTTGCCAGAAGTGGTGATGATTGTTTGCGGATGATGCAAGACATTCCC encodes:
- a CDS encoding uncharacterized protein (COG:S;~EggNog:ENOG410PMNC) — protein: MAFRLPPQVPRRRPSYPATQPPALEVPQSQPLSELREHESTEWVLFSPSQPSTTARTHTTSTERTTRTVGASRLSDFGSLDTNTRSGRDNESEGDGSFDEPLDEDATELDSLDDGLHAFRAPSPAPESSSRWDQGPPAHLPAHDGLGSFVASSQPVQNQLWQHEQYNPNRRPELAYRRRSSVQRHLDAIANNDEQTDSDRERWQRIEQWRMDQSRALLHEIERATRRRRNSRLSGSNAEAISQARQSDTPPSTRTLPQEQQTGSDEPAVDEDESFWQRITRKVIRDLMGIDDSILSVIFGESLPETDEDGKPEEPDMSIQMDEILNREPDTATGDQDRWETRLLQRIARELGILVNQLCEHPGAFTTYLNMSNDIPNQYAGIPLSSLPEEGNIPPSTAKPAAESTRNSDSVLTPQFLPTLQDPNREHAAEWGIEDELPMRSTEQLSESARHQQEKEYWERELDIMMVFRYLRNRFGRRPSSVDNTTNSRRASQDASRRAAIIRQHHPLVARAHSRSQAQMRRQSQYSGPTGVSSPVLRQHIRRPSSSCASQSAKMSAVSSHRTLTGSSRNYWDIGGSVDSGSAIAPAPPGIGAWGDV